Within Sorangiineae bacterium MSr11367, the genomic segment ATGCTCATCGATGAAGAGCTGGGCGAGGTGGCCACGCCGCAGAAGAAGGCGCTGCGCGCGATGGACGACTGCGTGCGGCGGCTTCGCGCGAGCCTCGACAACTTGGTCGACGTGACCGGTCTCGAGACCGGCAAGATGCGGTTTTTCAACCGCGAGTACGACTTCCTCGACACGGTGCGAAGGGCCATCGCGCAGCAGGCCGATGCCATGGCCGAGCGGCGCCTTGCGCTGGTCGAGGAGTTGCCGCACGGGCCCATCCCCGCCTACGGCGATTCGGATCGGCTCCAGCGCGCGATTCTGCAGCTGCTCGACAATGCGGTGAAGTTCAGCCCGGAGGGCGGCACCCTCGGCATCGCCGTATGGGAGACGGAATCGACCTGCGAGGTGCTCGTGGCCGACACCGGGCCGGGCATCCCGCAGGATCGCACCGAGCGCATCTTCGAGCCTTTTTTCCAGGTCGACGGCTCGCCGACGCGCGCGCACGGCGGCGTCGGTGTTGGCCTCGCCATCGTGCGCCGGGTGGCACGCGGCCTCGGGGGCGACGTGCGCATCCAGGCCGGTGCCCAGCTCGGTCACACCGTCTTTCAGGGCGCGGTCTTCGTGCTCTCGGTGGCCCGGCACGCGCCGACTGTGGTAGCTGACGCGCGAATTTGATGATCGAAAACCGCGTTTATCTGGATTGGAACGCGACCACGCCGCCGCTGCCCGAGGTCGTCGAGGCGATGGGGGCGGCGTTGCGCGGCGCTTGGGCGAATCCCTCGAGCATCCACGCCGAAGGGCGCGGTGCGCGCGCGTACGTCGAGAATGCGCGGGCGGCGGTGGCCGAGCTCGCGGGGATCGATCCGCGCGACATCGTGCTCACCTCGGGCGGGACGGAGGCGAACAACCTCGCGCTGCGCTCGGCCTTCGCGCGAGGGCCGGGGACGCTGGTGACGAGCCGGCTGGAGCACCCGTCGATCGCGCGGGTGGCGGAGGCGCTCGAGGCCGAGGGCAAGGCGCGCGTGCGGTGGTTGCGGGTCGGCGCATCGGGTTGCATCGACCTGGACGATCTGGAGCGCGCGCTCGGGGAGGGCGACGTGCGGATCGTGGCGCTGCAGGCGGTGAACCACGAGACGGGGGTCGTTCAGCCGACCGCGGAGGCCATCGGCATGGCCTCGGCGCGTGGTGTGTGGGTGCACGTCGATGCCGTGCAGGCTTTCGGGCGCATCGACGTCGCGGGGATCAACCCCGCCTGCGGTGATGGCATCAAGGTGACGCGAAGCCTCGCCGCCCACAAGATGCGCGGGCCCAAGGGCATTGGTGCGCTGGTGACGCGCGCCGATATTCTGCTGGAGCCGCTGCTCCGCGGCGGCGCGCAAGAGCGGGGAATTCGACCCGGGACGCTCGATCCGGTGGCGGCGGCGGGGTTCGCGGTGGCGGCGAAGCATGCGCGCTCGGGGCCCGAGCGCTACGCTCGGGTGGCCGTGTTGCGCGATCGCCTGGAGGCGGGCCTCGCGCGCCTCGATCCGCGCTGCGAGGTGAACGGCGCAAAGGCGCCGCGCGCGCCGCACGTGACCAACGTGGCCTTCTCGACGTGGAACGGCCCCGAGCTGGTGGCGGCACTCGATCTGGAAGGGGTGAGCATCTCCAGCGGCAGCGCGTGCAGTGCTGGGACCATCGAGCCTTCGCCGGTCATCACCGCCATGCAGGACGAGGCGCACGCACGAAGGTCCGTGCGGTTTTCGCTGGGGGAGGCCACGACCGAGGAGTCCCTCGAGATGGCGCTTTCGGCGCTCGGTCGCGTCTTCGCACGCACGTGAGGGGCCGCATGATTGCCGCCATCATCTTCGCGTTCACCTACGTGGCGTTCTCCGTGGGGCGCGTGCCCGGTTTGCGCTCGGATCGGGTGGCCGCCTCCATCATCGGGGCGGTGCTCCTGGTTGCGTTTCGGGTGCTGTCGGTGTCCGAGGCGCAGGCTTCGGTCGACGGTGCGACCCTCGGGCTTCTGTTCGGCATGATGGTCCTCTCGGCGGCGCTGGAGGTCTCCGGCGCCTTCTCGATGATTGGCTTCTGGGTCACCCGGCGTGCCCGCAGCCCGGTGGCCTTGTTCATCGCGGTGTCGGTGTCGTCGGCGTTGCTGTCGGCGTTCCTCATCAACGACGTCGTGTGCATCGCGTTTACGCCGCTGGTCCTGCAGATCGCCGAGGCCCTGGAGCGCGATCCGCGGCCTTATCTTTTGGCGCTGGCCACATCGTCGAACATCGGCAGCGTGGCCACCATCACGGGCAACCCGCAGAACATTCTCATTGGGTCGCTGTCGGGCATTTCGTACGGGCGGTTCGCGCTCTTTCTCGCGCCGGTGGCGGTGCTCGCGCTGATCGCGAACGGCATCGTCATTTGGTGGCTTTACCGGCGCGAGCTCGGGGGCGCGTTCGTCGCGCGGTCGGCGTCGAACAAGCCCCACGTGTACCGGCGCTGGATCCGCAAGAGCAGCATCGTGACGGCGGGCGTGCTGCTCGCGTTCGTGCTGGGCATTCCACCCGCCGTCGTGGCGTTGCTGGGAGCCTCGGCCATGCTTTTCACGCGCGCGGTCAATCCGAAGCGCCTCTACGTGCGCATCGATTGGACCTTGTTGGCGCTGTTCACGGGGTTGTTCGTGGTCGTGGCGGGCGTCGAAAAAGCGGGGCTCGCCGAGCGGCTGCTCGCGGCACTGCAGCCGCTGCACCCGGAGAGCGTGTGGGGCCTCACCTTGATCTCGGCGATCCTGTCCAACGTGGTGAGCAACGTGCCCGCCGTCATGGTGCTCAAGTCCCTCGTTCCGCATCTGCCCAACGCCGAGTCGGCGTGGCTCACCTTGGCCATGGCGTCGACGTTGGCGGGGAATCTGACGCTTCCGGGATCGCTCGCGACCATCATCGTGGTGGAGCGCGCCCGGAGCCGCGCGGAGATCTCGTTCGTCGACTTTCTGAAGGTGGGCCTCCCTTCGGGGGTGATCAGCTTGCTCATCGGCGCGGCGTGGCTCGCCTGGCACGCGTGAGCGTTACGCGGCGACGCGCTGCCGTTGCCCTGTCGACGACGCGGTGGCAATGACGTCGAGCAACCGGTGGCGGGAGACGGCGTCGCGGAAGCTCGGGGCGAGCGAAGTGCCCTCGGCGATGTCGTGCGCGAGCGCTGCGTACACTTGGGCGAGCGCATAGGAGGAGCCGCGAAGCTCGGTGCCGTGCGGTCCGTAATACTGGGATGGCACCGTGTACTTCTCCAGCGCCGTCGCATCGCCGCGGGCTCCGAACAGCGCGAGATCGGAAGGGTCGAGCTCCGCAGGCTCGCTGCGTAGTTCGAGTGCGCCTTCGGTGCCGGTGATGCGGATCAGCAGATCGGTGCCGCCGCGCTCCTTGCCGGCTTCGAAGTGTGCCGCGAGGACCGCGTTGCCGTCGAAGGTGCCGCTCACGAGAACCTGGTGCGGGGAGGTGACGGGGATGACCTCCTGGGTTTCGAGAATCGTCATCGTGTCGAACTGCTGCGTCACCACCGCCGACAATTCGCGGATGTCCCCCAACGCGAAGCTCACGATGTCGAGGAAGTGGCCCCCCATGATGCTGAGAAGCGTGGCCCCATTGGCGGCGTCGGAGGCGTAGGCGCCGTACGCGGGCATTCTCGCGCCCATGTACGGCACCGGGTAGCTGAGGTTGCACGAGCGGAGCCGCCCGATGGCGCCCTCGCGCACGAGATCGCGCACGTAGAGAACGCTGGGCCAGAAGCGTCGCTGCAACCCGATGGCCGTGCGCACGCCTTTCGCATCGGCCCGCGCGCTCAATTCTTCCGCCTCGGCGGTGTTGGCGCCCAGCGGCCACTCGCAGAAGACGTGCTTGCCCGCATCGAGCGCGGCCCGCACGGCGCGCCCGTGATCGGGCGTCTTGACGGACACCGTCACCAGGTCGACCTCGGGGTGCGCGACCAGCGCCTCGGCGCGGTCGAAGGCGTGTGCCGCGCCGAATTGCCGCGCCGCCTCCTCCGCGCTCGCCCGGCGCGTCGTGCTGACCGCCGTGATCTCGTACTGCTGCGCAAGCGCCTTCAGCGCCGGAACGTGTGCGACCTTGGCCCATCCTCGTTCGGGATTCGCCCCGATGATGCCCACTCGGATTCTTTTCACGTGAGGTCCTCCAGGAGAATTATCTCGACGCCGAGATAACTTGGGCCGGTTTATCTCGACGTCAAGATGATATAGAAAAGATCGCCATGGCGAAGGCGAAGCGGGACTTGGTGGAGGAGCTGACCGGGGTCTACGCGACGCGGTTTCCCGAGTGGGACATCGAGGCGCTGACGCTGTCGATGCGCCTGGGCCACATCGGGCGGACGCAGCTGGCCCGCTGCGACGAGATCACCGATCGCTACGAGATGGGCTCCTCGGGCTTTCTCACCTTGGCGCTCCTCGCCTCGACCCCGGAGGGCGAGGGGGTCACGCCCGGGGTTCTCATGGACTGCATGGACTGCCCGAGCGGCACCGTCACGCACCGTCTCAATCTATTGGAGCGCGCCGGCCTTTTGCGGCGCCAGGTGGATCCCACGGACCGGCGCAGCTTTCGCCTTCACGTCACGCCGCTCGGTCTGGAGAGGCTCACGGCGTGCGCCGACGAGTACTTTGCCGTCCTGCGCGAGCCGTTCGCCAAGCTTACGCGCGCCGAGCGGCAGACATTGATGGCGCTCTTGCGCAAAGCCGGCGGCGGCTTCAAGGAGCGATGAGCGCGGCGGCTCAGCCCACGTACCGGCCGAACCAGTCGAGCACCTTGGTCCAGGCCTGCGTGGCCGCGGGGGCGTTGTAGCGCGGCCCGGTGTCGTTGAAGAAGGCGTGGTCCGCGCCCGGGTAGGTCACGATTTCGTGCGTGAGGCCGGCCTTCTCCAGGGCCGCTTTGGCCGCGGGTTGCGAGGCGTTGACGCGTCCGTCGAGCTCCGCGTAGACGCCGAAAACGGCAGTCTTGGCGCCGGTGAAGTCGGTGCCCTCGGGCAGGGGGCCGTAGAACGGGGCGGCGGCGGCGAGCCTCGCGTCTTTGGTTCCGACGAGGCGCCATGTCATGCCGCCGCCGAAGCAAAAGCCGATGGCCGCGAGTTTGACGCCGGGGGTTCGCTTCGCCAGCTCGTCGAGCCCCGCCTTCATGTCGGCCACGAAGCGCTCCGGTGGCACCTTCGACAGCGCCGCCGTCGCATTCGCCGGCTCGCCAAGTGCTGCGGTGCCGCCCTCTTCGGAGAGAAGATCGATGGCGAGCGCCGAGTAGCCGGCCTTGGCAAACCGCTGCGCGACCACGCGAAAGTGCTCCAAGAGACCTTTGTTCTCGTGAATCACGAGCACCCCGCCGCGCGGCGAATCCGCCCGCGCCCACGCCCCTTGAAGCGTGCGACCTTCGGGGCCGGCAAAGGTGATGCTCTCGGCGCCGCCGCCGGCCGCGGCGTTCGCGTTCGCGCCGGCGGGCACGTTGGGTTCCTTGGTGTCGGCGCACCCGGCGATCAGGTTCGAGGCTGCCGCCGCCGTCAGCCCCATCAACCCGAGACGCTTGAGCGCCTCCCGCCGCGAGATGATTCCGTCCGCGCAATCCAGAACGACTTCGTCTTGGAGGTAACGTTGGATCTCGTTCATCGGCCGACTTTACGCCGGCCGAGGACGGGGGAGGCGGTCAATGTGCCACGGATTACGTCCCGTTAATGAGCCGTGTCGCGAGATCCGGGCTGAAGGTGCCCGCGGGGGTGTTCGGAGCGGTGCCGCAGGGGCCGTCGGAGTCGCCCGGGACCTTGATCCAGAGGACCGCGTCGGTGTTGCCGCTTCCGAACTTGGATACGGCGCCCAGTTTGCGGCCGGCGGGGTTGCACCATTCGTTGTCCTTCGACCCGTTGCCGTTGCGGCTGGTGTCGATGACGAACTTCTTCGTGTAACCGAAGTTGCCCGAGAGAGCCGAATTGACGTCGTTGCCATACGTCGTCGATTCGGATGTCTTGTAGAAGTTCGACACGTTGATGGCGAACCCGCGGACGTTGCGCAGGCCCGCGGAATTGAGCCGCTCGGCCATGGTCGCGGGCGCAATCCACTTGGCGTTGCCGCCATCGACGTACGCGCGGGCCTTGGGCGCCTTGTCGCGGAATTGCTCGGTGGCGTACTTGATCAAGTCGAGGCGGGTCTTTCGCTCGCCGTCGTTCGGGAGGCAATCGATTTGAGCCAGCGCGTCGGGCTCGATGACCACGATGGCCTCGCGGTTGCCGATGGCGCCGGCGAATTTCGAGATCCACGTGCGAAAGCCGGCCGGGCTTCCCGCGCCACCGCTGGATGCGCCGCCGCAGTCGCGTCCCGGAATGTTGTACGCCACTAGGATCGGCCACTTCTTGGCGGTGGCCGCTGCGCCCACGTAGTTGGAAACGTCCTTGGCAATGTCGTTGTTCCAATTGCCGAACCAGCGCGCGCCGGCCTTGCTCGACAATTTCGACTTGATCGTCGCCGCGCGGGAATCGCCGCCATGGCTCTTGACCCAGTTGGCAGCATTCGAGTTGGGATCGACGTAGAAGCCATCGGCCGCGCTCAGTTCCAATTCGGCATTGGAACCGTCCTCGGCTTGGTCGTCCGCCGAGTCGCGGGTGATCTCATCGTTCTCGCTGCCGGCTACGTCAGCGTCCGTGCCGCTGCAACCGACGCCGAACATGGTGAACAATGTAGCGACCATGGATAGTCCGTGTATGCGCATTATCACTCCTTCTTGCGAGGATCTTTCGTATCCATGATTGTAAGTGCAGTTTTCGGGCCGGCGCACGATATCAAAATAGCGCGAACCGCGAGTTCACACTTGGCTAACGCAACGTTCGATTGCGAGGGGCCGAGCTGGAGACGTCGTTACAGTCAAGGAGCGGCAGCGAGACAACCCCGGCGAGGCCGGCGCCCTCGCCCGTTTCTCGTGCGAGGATCGCCGTGGGGCGTGGCGATCCTTACTTGTTGAACCACACGGCGCGCCGGTCCCGCCGGCTTCGTCCCGCTGCCGCGCTCCTCGCACGGCGCTGGCTCGAGAACTGGTTGCATTCAGTCGAAAGTTACCTCACGTGCCATTGATCAATCGCGTCGCGATATCCGGGCTGAATGTGCCTGCAGGCGTGTCGGGTGCGCTGCCGCAGGGCCCGTCGGAATCGCCGGGGACCTTGACCCACAAAAGCGCATCTGTGTTACCGCTCCCGAATTTCGAAGCCTCGCCCAGTTTGCGGCCGGCCGGGTTGCACCACTCGCCATTCAGGGAGCCATTGCCATTGCGGCTGGTGTCGATGACGAACTTGGTCGTGTACCCGAACTGGCTCGACAGGGCCGCGCTGACGTCGTTGCCGTACGTCGTCGATTCACCGGTGGTGTAGAAGTTCGATACGTTGATGGCAAACCCTCGAACGCTGCGCACGCCGGCGGAATCGAGACGCTTGGCCATGGTCGCGGGGGTAATCCATTTGGCATTGCCTCCGTCCACGTAGGCGCGGGCCTTGGGGGCCAATGTGCGGAATTGATCGGTTGCATACTTCATCAAGTCGAGACGGGTTTGCCGTTCGCCGTCGTTGGGAAGGCAATCGAGCTGAGCCAATGCATCGGGCTCCACGACCACGATGGCCTCGCGGTTGCCGACGGCGCGTGCGAACGAAGCAATCCACGTGCGAAACGCCTCCGCGCTGCCCGCGCCGCCGCTGGATGCGCCACCGCAATCGCGGCCCGGAATGTTGTACGCGACCAGGATAGGCCACTTTTTCGCCGCGGCCGCCGCACCCACGAAGCTGGAGACGTCCTTGGCAATGTCGTTGTTCCAATTGCCGAACCAGCGCGCGCCGGGCTTGTTTGCAATATTCGACTTGATCGCCGCCGCACGCGAATCGCCACCATGGTTCTTTGCCCAATTCGCGGAATTGGAATCCGGATCGACGTAAAACCCATTCGCCGTTACCGTCCCCGCATCGGTCGTGGTTCCACCATCCGCCGTCGTGCCAGGATCGCCCGTGCCGTCTCCCGGCGGATTTTTCGGCGAATCCCCCGTGATCCCATCATTCCCATGGTCGTCGGGCCGGCCGGTACCCGGCGAGTCCGTGCTGCTGCAAGCCACGGTCTGCATGGTGAACTGCACGATCACCAG encodes:
- a CDS encoding hybrid sensor histidine kinase/response regulator, with protein sequence MPRVLHIEDDPRNRLLVRKLLTADGLEVIDAPDGLEGVRLALAQRPDLVLVDINIPGLDGYEVTLRLRNEAGLRGVPIVAITAEGERETSFAVGCDGFLQKPIDARSFARQIRDYLEGRRELPAGLSDTGERLRMQSGRIVAHLETKVAELSAANERLRDMDRLRTAFYRNVSHELATPLTPIVGYLRMLIDEELGEVATPQKKALRAMDDCVRRLRASLDNLVDVTGLETGKMRFFNREYDFLDTVRRAIAQQADAMAERRLALVEELPHGPIPAYGDSDRLQRAILQLLDNAVKFSPEGGTLGIAVWETESTCEVLVADTGPGIPQDRTERIFEPFFQVDGSPTRAHGGVGVGLAIVRRVARGLGGDVRIQAGAQLGHTVFQGAVFVLSVARHAPTVVADARI
- a CDS encoding cysteine desulfurase — protein: MIENRVYLDWNATTPPLPEVVEAMGAALRGAWANPSSIHAEGRGARAYVENARAAVAELAGIDPRDIVLTSGGTEANNLALRSAFARGPGTLVTSRLEHPSIARVAEALEAEGKARVRWLRVGASGCIDLDDLERALGEGDVRIVALQAVNHETGVVQPTAEAIGMASARGVWVHVDAVQAFGRIDVAGINPACGDGIKVTRSLAAHKMRGPKGIGALVTRADILLEPLLRGGAQERGIRPGTLDPVAAAGFAVAAKHARSGPERYARVAVLRDRLEAGLARLDPRCEVNGAKAPRAPHVTNVAFSTWNGPELVAALDLEGVSISSGSACSAGTIEPSPVITAMQDEAHARRSVRFSLGEATTEESLEMALSALGRVFART
- a CDS encoding anion transporter; the encoded protein is MIAAIIFAFTYVAFSVGRVPGLRSDRVAASIIGAVLLVAFRVLSVSEAQASVDGATLGLLFGMMVLSAALEVSGAFSMIGFWVTRRARSPVALFIAVSVSSALLSAFLINDVVCIAFTPLVLQIAEALERDPRPYLLALATSSNIGSVATITGNPQNILIGSLSGISYGRFALFLAPVAVLALIANGIVIWWLYRRELGGAFVARSASNKPHVYRRWIRKSSIVTAGVLLAFVLGIPPAVVALLGASAMLFTRAVNPKRLYVRIDWTLLALFTGLFVVVAGVEKAGLAERLLAALQPLHPESVWGLTLISAILSNVVSNVPAVMVLKSLVPHLPNAESAWLTLAMASTLAGNLTLPGSLATIIVVERARSRAEISFVDFLKVGLPSGVISLLIGAAWLAWHA
- a CDS encoding Gfo/Idh/MocA family oxidoreductase, encoding MKRIRVGIIGANPERGWAKVAHVPALKALAQQYEITAVSTTRRASAEEAARQFGAAHAFDRAEALVAHPEVDLVTVSVKTPDHGRAVRAALDAGKHVFCEWPLGANTAEAEELSARADAKGVRTAIGLQRRFWPSVLYVRDLVREGAIGRLRSCNLSYPVPYMGARMPAYGAYASDAANGATLLSIMGGHFLDIVSFALGDIRELSAVVTQQFDTMTILETQEVIPVTSPHQVLVSGTFDGNAVLAAHFEAGKERGGTDLLIRITGTEGALELRSEPAELDPSDLALFGARGDATALEKYTVPSQYYGPHGTELRGSSYALAQVYAALAHDIAEGTSLAPSFRDAVSRHRLLDVIATASSTGQRQRVAA
- a CDS encoding MarR family transcriptional regulator is translated as MAKAKRDLVEELTGVYATRFPEWDIEALTLSMRLGHIGRTQLARCDEITDRYEMGSSGFLTLALLASTPEGEGVTPGVLMDCMDCPSGTVTHRLNLLERAGLLRRQVDPTDRRSFRLHVTPLGLERLTACADEYFAVLREPFAKLTRAERQTLMALLRKAGGGFKER
- a CDS encoding dienelactone hydrolase family protein: MNEIQRYLQDEVVLDCADGIISRREALKRLGLMGLTAAAASNLIAGCADTKEPNVPAGANANAAAGGGAESITFAGPEGRTLQGAWARADSPRGGVLVIHENKGLLEHFRVVAQRFAKAGYSALAIDLLSEEGGTAALGEPANATAALSKVPPERFVADMKAGLDELAKRTPGVKLAAIGFCFGGGMTWRLVGTKDARLAAAAPFYGPLPEGTDFTGAKTAVFGVYAELDGRVNASQPAAKAALEKAGLTHEIVTYPGADHAFFNDTGPRYNAPAATQAWTKVLDWFGRYVG